A genome region from Bacteroidia bacterium includes the following:
- a CDS encoding acyltransferase — MRTIRLLQMIIRRYFLFIIPNLSKFFHGKIQVSNKYPTVNQLTKVTGVGYVVFGTNISFGYKLGGFHRNGMIELQARYKNAKIVFGNNIATNNNVCISAANYIEIGDNTLIGQNVTIMDFEAHCIEPDKRRQLGVIGKVIIGENVWIGNNVTILKNSEIGKNTIIATGAVVAGLFPANVIIGGVPAKVIKNL; from the coding sequence ATGAGAACTATTAGACTATTGCAAATGATAATTAGGCGATATTTTTTATTTATAATTCCGAACTTATCAAAGTTTTTTCATGGGAAAATTCAGGTTTCTAATAAATATCCAACAGTTAATCAATTAACAAAGGTTACAGGCGTAGGTTATGTTGTCTTTGGAACAAATATTTCATTTGGCTACAAATTAGGCGGTTTTCATCGTAATGGAATGATTGAATTACAAGCTAGATACAAAAATGCGAAAATTGTTTTTGGAAATAATATTGCAACAAATAATAATGTATGTATAAGTGCCGCAAATTATATTGAAATTGGTGATAATACATTAATTGGTCAAAATGTTACAATTATGGATTTTGAGGCACATTGTATTGAGCCAGATAAAAGGAGACAACTTGGAGTAATTGGTAAAGTAATAATTGGTGAAAATGTTTGGATAGGTAACAATGTTACAATACTTAAAAATTCTGAAATTGGAAAAAATACAATTATTGCAACAGGTGCAGTTGTTGCTGGTTTATTTCCTGCTAATGTAATTATTGGCGGGGTACCTGCAAAAGTAATTAAAAATTTATAA
- a CDS encoding O-antigen ligase family protein: protein MFRNKLNILLITLFIVTGGLKTFGIAWYWLSLRTPFFNVTDSLVLIIYLLFISYFIKKKKIVIFKGFLLPYVLIIGLLFVEIIRGILFQGIGIGLIAQRLIPIYTIVLFFPMIKLINDESDIKYFMNTLYWIAFIASSVYLYQFITGADFEASGGAADYEGIRRINNPGIFIVAPMTILGLSEIISKPATNKMLYKYFVVILSLVVCILTLSRGFIFGLFISYSLILYIHLKQTRRLSMLFNYALLLSIIGFSVLTIFTAIGFNSSVFSNRMLSGYNDISKNEGTFATRYQMFSDKMGVLLSEVPVFGVGLNYNDYNSEEVISVVYNDPYALNGDSTWQNVILVFGLIGVYLFFLIYIKIYKTGIKIYKSAKSISAKSYALGFAIMPVFFFFHGFSSSYFSVQGLMLLNIVIALLYLLNEIELKETEM from the coding sequence ATGTTTCGTAACAAATTAAATATATTATTAATAACTCTTTTTATTGTAACCGGTGGTTTAAAAACTTTTGGTATTGCATGGTATTGGTTATCACTAAGAACACCATTCTTTAATGTTACAGATAGTCTTGTTTTAATAATATATCTGCTTTTTATCTCATATTTTATTAAAAAGAAAAAAATAGTAATATTTAAAGGATTTCTTTTGCCTTATGTTTTAATTATAGGCTTATTGTTTGTAGAAATAATTAGGGGCATCTTATTCCAAGGTATAGGAATAGGTCTAATTGCTCAAAGATTAATTCCTATTTATACTATCGTCTTATTCTTTCCAATGATTAAATTAATTAATGATGAGAGTGATATTAAGTATTTTATGAATACACTTTATTGGATTGCATTTATTGCCTCCTCTGTATATCTTTATCAGTTTATTACAGGTGCAGATTTTGAAGCATCTGGGGGGGCTGCCGATTATGAAGGGATAAGGAGAATAAATAATCCCGGAATTTTTATCGTGGCACCAATGACAATTTTGGGTTTATCAGAAATTATTTCTAAACCGGCGACTAACAAAATGCTATATAAATATTTTGTTGTTATTTTATCGCTTGTTGTTTGTATTCTCACACTCTCAAGAGGCTTTATTTTCGGATTATTTATTTCATATTCGCTTATACTTTATATTCATTTAAAACAAACAAGGCGCCTGTCAATGTTGTTTAACTATGCATTACTTTTAAGTATTATAGGGTTTTCTGTGTTAACAATATTTACAGCTATTGGCTTTAATTCTTCTGTTTTTTCAAATAGAATGTTATCTGGTTATAATGATATTTCAAAAAATGAAGGAACTTTTGCAACAAGATATCAGATGTTTTCAGATAAGATGGGTGTGTTACTTAGCGAAGTGCCGGTATTTGGGGTTGGATTAAACTATAATGATTACAATTCAGAAGAAGTTATATCAGTTGTTTATAATGATCCATATGCTCTTAATGGCGATTCTACATGGCAAAATGTTATACTTGTTTTTGGATTAATTGGTGTTTATTTGTTTTTTCTGATTTATATTAAAATATATAAAACAGGAATTAAGATATATAAGTCAGCGAAATCTATATCAGCCAAATCATATGCTTTAGGCTTTGCTATAATGCCTGTTTTCTTTTTTTTTCATGGTTTTTCTTCAAGCTATTTTTCTGTACAAGGACTAATGCTTTTAAATATTGTAATTGCTCTTTTATATTTATTAAATGAAATAGAATTAAAGGAAACTGAGATGTGA
- a CDS encoding glycosyltransferase family 4 protein, whose protein sequence is MKIAFILPQNVHDKGIWSGTPYYMYNHLKNSFNEIVTISPIKKGNRLLYFLFTSFSSILNKLTRKQCVNYYHSYFLPKIYAKYIDNILKNDPVDAIVSPSNIPFLYTNSSTPLFIITDATVDLLYKEYNNGKGWSKKYLKSQRHCAITVSDKAVHIVSSSKWIIPSLVNDFNISSSKITVIPFGANLNTDNIKFSIKEIKDNEPVKLLFVGKGWDRKGGAIAIAICDELIKQNVNIQLTIVGSKVPDEFSRPYITNYPMLNKNNPQELSIIDKLYIDAHFFILFPGAEMYGIVFCEAAAYGLPCISNSIGDISEIVINNETGIVLPRDSNYVDYAKQILFLIKNKEKYREMSVLSRKRFETVLNWNAFASKLHETIEKVLNIKS, encoded by the coding sequence ATGAAAATTGCATTTATTCTTCCGCAAAATGTTCACGATAAGGGGATCTGGTCAGGTACTCCTTATTATATGTATAATCATCTTAAAAATAGTTTTAATGAAATTGTTACCATTAGCCCTATTAAAAAAGGTAATCGGTTATTATATTTTTTATTTACTTCGTTTTCGTCAATATTAAATAAATTAACCAGAAAACAATGTGTAAATTATTATCATTCTTATTTTTTACCAAAGATTTATGCAAAGTACATAGATAACATATTGAAAAATGATCCGGTTGATGCAATAGTTTCACCTTCAAATATTCCTTTTCTTTACACAAATAGCAGCACTCCATTATTTATAATAACTGATGCTACAGTTGATTTACTTTATAAAGAGTATAACAATGGAAAGGGTTGGTCTAAAAAATATTTAAAATCTCAAAGACACTGTGCAATAACTGTTTCAGATAAAGCTGTTCATATAGTGTCATCATCAAAGTGGATTATTCCTTCGTTAGTTAATGATTTTAATATATCATCATCTAAAATTACTGTAATACCATTTGGCGCTAATTTAAATACAGATAATATAAAGTTTTCTATAAAAGAGATTAAGGATAATGAGCCTGTAAAACTTTTATTTGTTGGTAAGGGTTGGGACAGAAAAGGCGGGGCAATTGCTATTGCAATTTGTGATGAACTTATTAAACAAAATGTAAATATTCAGCTAACAATTGTTGGCAGTAAAGTTCCTGATGAATTTAGCAGACCGTATATTACAAATTATCCGATGCTTAATAAGAATAATCCTCAAGAATTGTCGATTATTGATAAGTTATATATTGATGCCCATTTTTTTATATTGTTTCCAGGAGCAGAAATGTATGGAATTGTTTTTTGTGAAGCTGCCGCCTATGGTTTGCCATGTATTTCTAATAGTATTGGTGATATATCTGAAATAGTTATAAATAATGAAACAGGTATTGTACTTCCGCGTGATAGTAACTATGTCGATTATGCAAAACAGATATTATTTCTGATAAAGAATAAAGAAAAATATAGAGAGATGTCAGTTCTTTCTCGCAAAAGATTTGAAACAGTATTAAATTGGAATGCTTTTGCATCAAAATTGCATGAGACAATAGAAAAGGTTTTAAACATTAAATCATAA
- a CDS encoding DegT/DnrJ/EryC1/StrS family aminotransferase, with amino-acid sequence MEIKFLDIQKIIKPYNIEIQNAINSVIESGWFILGKEVEEFEKNFAKYIGVKHCIGVANGLDALILIFRAYIEIGKLKQGDEIIVPANTYIATILSISANGLVPVLVEPESNTFNIDSLKIEEKISSKTKAIMPVHLYGQCADMTHVLEIAKKHNLLVIEDAAQAHGATCNKIKAGSFGDAAGFSFYPGKNLGALGDGGAITTNDDKLAETVNALRNYGSHKKYYNLYKGTNSRLDEIQAAILSIRLKYLDTENEHRQKIADYYLSKIKNSKIILPIVANYGKPVWHLFVIKTEKRDELQKYLLDNGIQTVIHYPVPPHKQIAYKEWNNLSFPITETIHDQVLSLPISPVLTIQEAEYVVGKINKF; translated from the coding sequence ATGGAGATAAAATTTCTTGATATACAAAAAATAATTAAGCCATATAATATTGAGATTCAAAATGCAATAAACAGTGTTATAGAATCCGGATGGTTTATTTTAGGAAAAGAGGTTGAAGAATTCGAAAAGAATTTTGCAAAATATATTGGAGTAAAACATTGCATTGGTGTAGCAAATGGTTTAGATGCATTAATACTAATATTTCGCGCTTATATTGAGATAGGAAAATTAAAGCAAGGCGATGAAATAATTGTTCCTGCAAATACATATATTGCTACTATATTATCAATTTCTGCAAATGGTTTAGTGCCGGTTTTGGTTGAACCTGAATCTAATACTTTTAATATTGATTCACTAAAAATAGAGGAAAAGATTTCATCTAAAACGAAGGCAATAATGCCGGTTCATTTATACGGACAATGTGCTGACATGACCCATGTTCTTGAGATTGCAAAAAAACATAATTTACTTGTAATTGAAGATGCTGCCCAGGCGCATGGTGCAACGTGCAATAAAATCAAAGCCGGAAGCTTTGGAGATGCGGCGGGGTTTAGTTTTTATCCCGGAAAAAATCTTGGAGCTTTGGGCGATGGAGGTGCTATAACAACAAACGATGATAAATTGGCAGAAACTGTAAATGCTTTAAGAAATTATGGCTCTCATAAAAAATATTATAATTTGTATAAGGGTACTAATAGTCGTTTGGATGAAATACAGGCAGCTATACTTTCTATTAGATTAAAATATTTGGATACAGAAAACGAACATCGTCAAAAAATTGCAGATTACTATCTGTCTAAAATTAAAAATTCCAAAATTATATTGCCAATTGTTGCGAATTACGGAAAACCGGTATGGCATCTTTTTGTAATAAAAACAGAAAAACGGGACGAGTTACAAAAATATTTATTAGATAATGGTATTCAAACTGTAATACATTACCCTGTACCGCCACATAAACAAATTGCATATAAAGAATGGAATAACTTGTCATTTCCTATTACTGAAACAATACACGATCAGGTATTAAGTTTACCAATTAGCCCTGTTTTAACTATACAGGAAGCAGAATATGTTGTTGGAAAAATCAATAAATTTTAA
- a CDS encoding acyl--CoA ligase, with product MNNLFFVDENSHTSFTYQYLLDYLNSANDYTPCYKNPNIGKYLLNLIKGLVSGSNIILVDNDISDNEIIKLEIEQKYFETTKIKIDINNIDLIIERVKASNSEITLFTSGTTGTPKKVIHSVESLTRNIKINNKYSDNAWAYCYNPTHMAGLQVFFQAFFNKNSLIYLFSQKRENIFIQFNKYNITNISATPTFYRLLLPFQQAFNLISKVTFGGEKTDDSLIEKMKQFFPNAKFYNIYASTEVGSLLTSKGELFSIPEQYAGKIKIVDNELQIFKSLLAKSFQLADDWYYTGDLVQIVSEVPLLFKFNGRKTEMINSGGYKINPKEIEETIIQLPEVSYVKVFAKKNSVLGNIVCAEILFENNCKLTEEQIRTFLNTKLQDFKIPRIYKFIDKVEMTNNGKSK from the coding sequence ATGAATAATTTGTTCTTTGTTGACGAAAATAGTCACACAAGCTTTACTTATCAATATTTATTAGATTATTTAAATAGTGCTAATGATTATACACCTTGTTATAAAAATCCTAATATTGGGAAATATTTATTAAACTTAATAAAAGGGTTAGTTTCGGGTAGTAATATTATTTTGGTAGACAATGATATAAGCGACAATGAAATAATAAAGCTTGAAATTGAACAAAAGTATTTTGAAACAACAAAGATTAAAATTGATATAAATAATATTGATTTAATAATAGAAAGAGTTAAGGCTTCAAATTCTGAAATTACTTTATTTACTTCTGGAACTACAGGTACACCAAAAAAAGTAATTCATTCGGTTGAGAGTTTAACACGTAATATTAAAATAAATAATAAATACTCTGATAATGCGTGGGCATATTGTTATAATCCAACTCATATGGCTGGCTTACAGGTATTCTTTCAGGCATTTTTTAATAAAAACTCATTAATTTATCTCTTTTCACAAAAAAGAGAAAACATATTTATACAATTTAATAAGTATAATATAACAAATATATCAGCAACACCTACTTTCTATAGATTGCTTTTACCATTTCAACAAGCATTTAATCTTATTAGTAAAGTAACGTTTGGTGGCGAAAAAACTGATGATAGCCTAATTGAAAAAATGAAACAGTTTTTTCCGAATGCGAAATTTTATAACATATATGCATCAACAGAAGTTGGTTCATTACTCACATCAAAAGGCGAATTATTTAGTATTCCTGAACAATATGCAGGTAAAATTAAAATAGTTGATAATGAATTGCAGATTTTTAAATCATTATTAGCTAAAAGTTTTCAATTAGCTGATGATTGGTATTATACTGGCGATTTAGTGCAAATTGTTTCAGAGGTGCCACTTTTATTTAAATTCAATGGACGAAAAACCGAGATGATAAATTCTGGTGGATATAAAATTAATCCTAAAGAAATAGAAGAAACCATTATACAATTGCCCGAGGTAAGTTACGTAAAGGTGTTTGCAAAAAAAAATTCTGTGTTAGGAAATATTGTTTGTGCAGAAATTCTTTTTGAAAATAATTGCAAGTTAACAGAAGAACAGATAAGAACTTTTTTGAATACGAAGTTACAGGATTTTAAAATACCTAGAATATATAAGTTTATTGATAAAGTTGAAATGACTAATAATGGCAAATCAAAATAG
- a CDS encoding WxcM-like domain-containing protein, whose translation MDNVYRIDLPKITDPRGNLSFLEGGNHIPFEIKRAYWIYDVPGGQVRGGHAYKTLHEFVIALSGSFDVVLHNGVKEEVFSLNRSYYGLYVPNGIWRRMENFSTNSLCLILASQVYNPDDYIYNFHDFLKLCKK comes from the coding sequence ATGGATAACGTATACCGAATTGATCTTCCAAAAATAACCGACCCTCGCGGAAACTTATCATTTCTTGAAGGCGGAAATCATATTCCTTTTGAAATAAAACGAGCATACTGGATTTATGATGTGCCCGGCGGACAGGTGCGTGGAGGACATGCATATAAAACATTACATGAATTTGTAATTGCTTTATCCGGAAGTTTTGATGTAGTTCTTCATAATGGAGTTAAAGAAGAAGTGTTTTCTTTAAACAGATCTTATTATGGGCTTTATGTGCCAAATGGAATTTGGAGAAGAATGGAAAATTTTTCGACTAACTCATTATGTCTTATATTAGCTTCTCAAGTTTATAACCCCGATGATTATATTTATAATTTTCATGATTTTTTAAAGCTGTGCAAAAAATAA
- a CDS encoding class I SAM-dependent methyltransferase has product MDNSQHYDYITTPWEFLLGKNFHWGYFRPETDTLEKATDLLIDKMYEKINLDGTKKLLDVGCGIGNPAAYLHKKFNCTVDGISNSKNGISAANKMAQSENISQKVKFHFRDAIDNQFSENSFDVVWIMEMSHLIDDKQKLINEAFRVLKPGGQMVLCDLTFNKYPTAKEIFEWQNSLKILEKVFGKARLDTLEFYEELLKTSGFNKIEKEDISKNVIPTIRYWKENLEKNGAEVNKSFVKEDIFNFSHSCDFLEKVYYSGVWGYGIISGKKI; this is encoded by the coding sequence ATGGATAATAGCCAACATTACGATTATATAACTACTCCATGGGAGTTTTTATTAGGGAAAAATTTTCATTGGGGATATTTTCGTCCTGAAACCGATACTTTAGAAAAAGCAACCGATTTGCTAATTGATAAAATGTATGAGAAAATTAATCTTGATGGGACAAAAAAACTTTTAGATGTAGGATGCGGAATTGGCAATCCTGCTGCGTATTTGCACAAAAAATTCAATTGTACAGTTGATGGAATTTCTAACAGTAAAAATGGTATAAGCGCTGCAAATAAAATGGCACAAAGTGAAAATATTTCACAAAAAGTTAAATTTCATTTTCGAGATGCAATTGATAATCAATTTTCAGAAAACTCGTTTGATGTGGTTTGGATTATGGAAATGTCGCATTTAATTGATGATAAACAAAAGCTTATAAACGAAGCATTTCGGGTTTTAAAACCAGGAGGCCAAATGGTATTGTGTGATTTAACATTTAACAAATATCCAACAGCAAAAGAAATTTTCGAATGGCAAAATTCCTTAAAAATTCTAGAAAAAGTTTTCGGAAAAGCGCGATTGGATACTTTAGAGTTTTATGAAGAATTATTAAAAACAAGCGGTTTTAATAAAATTGAAAAAGAAGATATTTCAAAAAACGTAATACCAACAATTAGATATTGGAAAGAGAATTTAGAAAAAAACGGAGCCGAAGTAAATAAATCATTTGTTAAAGAAGATATTTTTAATTTTAGTCACTCATGTGATTTTTTAGAGAAGGTTTATTATTCTGGAGTTTGGGGGTATGGTATTATTTCTGGTAAAAAGATATAA
- a CDS encoding acyl carrier protein → MNELLEIINTVLANANKKTVESVNDNMHLRNDLGFDSFNLAELTVRIEEKFGIDVFEKGLINTIGEVKRELNIL, encoded by the coding sequence ATGAACGAACTTTTGGAAATAATTAATACTGTTTTAGCTAATGCTAACAAAAAAACTGTAGAATCAGTTAATGATAATATGCATTTAAGAAACGATCTTGGTTTTGATTCATTTAATCTGGCCGAATTAACCGTAAGGATTGAAGAAAAGTTTGGTATAGATGTATTTGAAAAAGGTCTTATTAATACTATTGGAGAAGTTAAAAGAGAATTGAATATTTTGTAA
- a CDS encoding acetyltransferase has protein sequence MKKKLIIIGAGDFAEIAHEYFSENGEYEVVAFCVEKRYIKHQTINGITVIPYEELKVLFPPSEFYLFTAISSTLLNTLRKRFYFETKLMGYNFATYISPKAFVWHNVKIGENCFIFEGNILQYNVEIGNNVILWSNNTIGHRAKIKDHCFISSNVVVAGFSEIGEGSFIGINASIPDLIKIAENNFIIAGSVLLENTLPNKVYKGNPAKPELIDSIKFSKIRHLIIKSDLEES, from the coding sequence ATGAAAAAAAAGTTAATAATAATTGGTGCTGGAGATTTTGCAGAAATAGCTCATGAATATTTCAGTGAAAATGGAGAATATGAAGTTGTTGCATTTTGTGTTGAAAAAAGATATATTAAACACCAAACCATAAACGGAATAACAGTAATACCATATGAAGAATTAAAAGTACTCTTTCCTCCTAGTGAGTTTTACCTTTTTACAGCTATATCTTCAACATTATTGAATACGTTGCGCAAACGATTTTATTTTGAAACTAAACTGATGGGATATAATTTTGCAACATATATAAGTCCCAAAGCATTTGTGTGGCATAATGTAAAAATTGGAGAGAATTGTTTTATATTTGAAGGTAATATTTTACAATACAATGTTGAAATTGGAAATAATGTTATTCTATGGTCAAATAATACAATAGGGCATAGGGCAAAAATTAAAGATCATTGTTTTATTTCTTCAAATGTTGTTGTAGCAGGTTTTTCTGAAATAGGCGAAGGTTCATTTATAGGAATAAATGCATCTATTCCAGATTTGATCAAAATTGCAGAAAATAATTTTATAATTGCAGGATCTGTATTGTTAGAAAACACATTGCCAAATAAAGTTTACAAAGGTAATCCTGCAAAACCTGAATTAATTGATAGTATCAAATTTAGCAAAATAAGACATTTAATTATTAAATCAGATTTAGAAGAATCTTAA
- a CDS encoding WxcM-like domain-containing protein, translated as MNFHTSTIDDCKIVQLPKIHNPAGNITVVTNNEQLCFEIKRVFYIYDIPGGESRGAHAHKECHQFLVAASGSFEVEIDDGTNNRNIFLNRPFYALHIPPGIWAHELNFSSGAICLVLTSEKYEESDYLRKYNDFLILK; from the coding sequence ATAAATTTTCATACAAGTACTATTGATGATTGCAAAATTGTGCAATTACCAAAAATTCATAATCCGGCAGGAAATATTACTGTTGTTACTAACAATGAACAACTATGTTTTGAGATTAAAAGAGTGTTTTATATATATGATATACCTGGTGGAGAATCTCGTGGGGCACATGCACACAAGGAGTGTCATCAGTTTTTAGTTGCAGCCAGCGGTAGTTTTGAAGTTGAGATAGATGATGGAACAAATAATAGAAATATTTTTTTAAACAGACCATTTTATGCTTTGCATATCCCTCCAGGTATTTGGGCTCACGAATTAAATTTTTCATCAGGAGCAATTTGTTTAGTACTGACTTCAGAGAAATATGAAGAAAGTGATTATTTAAGGAAGTATAATGATTTTTTAATATTAAAATAA
- a CDS encoding SDR family oxidoreductase, translated as MNKNIVLTGASKGLGLEIAKELLQNGCNVYAINRSLTSELERLKNQFPENLFIDLFDLSDSKNIKEKVFKNFLSYNVKIDGFVNNAALAYDEIITNTMHEPLDKMFNLNVFAPMLMTSNIIRNMLFHKTKGSIIHISSISVHTGYKGLSMYAASKGALEAYSKNTAREWGEIGIRSNCIVAGFMETEMSATLTDEQKNRIYKRTSLKEATDLGSVAKTISFLLADDSKSITGQNIFVDSGTI; from the coding sequence ATGAACAAAAATATAGTTTTAACCGGAGCTTCAAAGGGATTAGGATTAGAAATTGCAAAAGAGCTTTTACAAAATGGATGTAATGTTTATGCAATAAACAGAAGCCTAACGAGTGAATTAGAAAGATTGAAAAATCAATTTCCAGAAAATCTATTTATTGATCTTTTTGATTTATCTGATTCAAAAAACATAAAAGAAAAAGTTTTTAAAAACTTTTTATCGTATAATGTTAAAATTGATGGTTTTGTTAATAATGCTGCATTAGCCTATGACGAAATAATTACTAACACAATGCACGAACCACTTGATAAAATGTTTAACTTAAATGTATTTGCTCCAATGTTAATGACATCTAATATTATTAGAAATATGTTGTTTCATAAAACAAAAGGAAGTATAATTCATATTTCATCAATAAGTGTACATACAGGATACAAAGGATTGTCGATGTATGCTGCCAGCAAAGGGGCTTTAGAAGCATATTCGAAAAATACAGCTCGCGAATGGGGCGAAATAGGAATTCGTTCAAATTGTATAGTTGCTGGTTTTATGGAAACTGAAATGAGTGCAACATTAACAGATGAACAAAAGAATAGAATATATAAAAGAACCTCTTTAAAAGAAGCAACTGATTTGGGGAGTGTAGCTAAAACTATTTCGTTTTTATTGGCAGATGATTCAAAATCAATAACTGGTCAGAATATATTTGTAGATTCTGGAACAATTTAA
- a CDS encoding GNAT family N-acetyltransferase gives MKDIKIEFYKQENKDIWNNFLLESKNGTFLFNRTFIEYHQHIFPDSSLMIFSENKLMALLPGTIKEKIYYSHQGLTYGGIILPKKIYITEVISIFNEINSFLKHLGIEKVVYKPIPFIYHSIPSQEDIYIMFNLNAQKIASLASSCIDFRNKLPFSELRKRGIKKAAKLGIVGRQTNNYKEYWDLLNNNLLNKHGVKAIHSLSEIEYLAEKFPQNIKLFVAENCSKIEAGVLIFEENKIAHCQYISASFDGKVNGSLDFLFNFLINEVYSEMSYFDFGNSTLNSGKFLNTKLIFQKEGFGARTIVYDHYEYSTNEKILFE, from the coding sequence ATGAAAGACATAAAAATTGAATTTTATAAACAAGAAAATAAAGATATTTGGAATAATTTTTTATTGGAAAGTAAAAATGGAACTTTTTTATTTAATAGAACTTTTATTGAATATCATCAACATATTTTCCCTGACTCTTCATTAATGATTTTTTCTGAAAATAAATTAATGGCATTATTGCCTGGAACAATAAAAGAAAAAATATATTATTCACATCAAGGTTTAACCTATGGTGGAATAATTCTCCCAAAAAAAATTTATATTACAGAGGTTATTAGTATTTTTAATGAAATCAACTCGTTTCTAAAGCATTTAGGGATTGAAAAAGTAGTTTATAAGCCAATACCTTTTATATATCATAGTATTCCTTCTCAAGAAGATATTTATATAATGTTTAATCTCAATGCACAAAAAATAGCATCTTTAGCTTCCTCTTGTATTGATTTTAGAAATAAGCTACCATTCTCGGAATTACGAAAAAGGGGTATTAAGAAGGCAGCAAAACTCGGCATAGTAGGACGACAAACAAATAATTATAAAGAATACTGGGATTTGTTAAATAATAATTTGTTAAACAAACATGGAGTTAAAGCGATTCATTCTCTTTCAGAAATAGAGTATTTAGCAGAAAAGTTTCCACAAAACATTAAACTCTTTGTAGCAGAAAATTGTAGTAAAATTGAAGCAGGAGTATTAATTTTTGAAGAAAATAAAATTGCACATTGCCAATACATTAGTGCAAGTTTTGATGGGAAGGTAAACGGTAGCTTAGATTTTCTTTTTAATTTTTTAATTAATGAAGTATATTCGGAAATGTCTTATTTTGATTTCGGAAATTCAACTTTAAATTCTGGGAAATTTTTAAATACAAAATTAATTTTTCAAAAAGAGGGCTTTGGAGCCAGAACTATAGTTTACGATCATTATGAGTATTCAACAAATGAAAAAATATTATTTGAATAA